The sequence ATCAGCCCCATGACGAGGTGGATAAACCAGCATTGTAAAGCCCGCAATCTGCCGGACGAGGCAGCCCATCCTATCACGAAGCTGTAATGATTCCAGTAGCTCCCACCATCTCGATGAGCTGAAAAGGAGGTCGTCAGCCCCGTCGGGCTAAGACAGGGGTCTCCTGTGGAGGGAGCGGAGCCGTCATCACAGCCACGCCGAGGCAGCTCGCATTCTCCTTCCGAAAGGGGTATAGCATCGATATGCAGTGCCGTTTGAATTGATTCCATTTCTGGGGAAGGATATGATTGGTTTTTGATGTTTGACATTGTCGTCAGCAGAAGCAATGTTTGGATTCTATGTGCTGTGCCTCTAGGCCCAATCTGAGTCtgccttgggcttgatgcGTCCTGGTCAGCTATGCCATTGTGACACAGGGGAGTCATCCCACTTTCAGGGGCCATGTTAGTCTCTTTGAGAACCCTCCAATGATATGGCAAAGTTTCACATCTGGTATTTGAGTTTATCTCGGCTGCTCGAAGTTTCTTGCTGAAAATGGTCGAGAGATACAGTACGCCTCTGGATAGGCAGTGAAATCGCCTTGTAGGCCTCGGTCGCTCGCAATTCCTCAACATCTAAGGTCTGCGCCGCGTAGATAGAGAATCAGGGAGAAGACAATTGAAAATATCTGTGCGAGTATTAAAGATCAGTAGCAACTATTGAATTTGAGGAAATCAATGAACCTCCAAGCCGGCCTCAAAGTGTCAATTCTTGTTAACTTACAATAACAAACCGAGGATCAAGAGAGTCCATCAAAAAGACGTGAGAATGAGTCCTAACGGTACGTTATGCCCCTACAAAGTCCCATACTGAGCTTAGCTCTAATATGGTATAGCCTCGTCCAGCCGATCTTCGAGACCAACAGACGGCACGCATGCTGGAGATAACAACCGTCCACTTTCTCAATACCAGGTTAGACAATATCTATAAGTCTGTAAGAGGATCACTGTTTTTGCTAACTTCAGCTCTAATACAGAGCCAACGAGATGGTGGATCAACAGCAAACTTTTCCGAGAAACCACCCAATTCAACCACCACGCCTGTCATCTACGGTCTCGTGCCTACGGATTTCTTTTCCTTTGTGAATATGAGTGACGGTGGAAACAAGAAGAGTAGTTCTTAGGATGTAACCTACTTTGATTGAAGCTTTAGTGGGCTTGGAGTATTTGGAAAGGCGTGTATAAACTGCGGGGCGCTAAGTCGCCCTGTGTATCTCTGTCAGGGGTGTACGAATAGTTTTCTGGATTAGAGAGTTTCAGCGTACTAGAATTGATGTAGACTATCATGTTAAGGAGATTCCCTTTTGTTTTTGTTTCTCATAAGGCCTTCGGCATGCGAGAAGTGGGTGATTGCAATAAGAACGACGGGAAAGTCACGATGAAACTGGCCGCGTTTATAAGAGAACACATGTCCTAAATGCAATTATGATAAAACTACGAATTCGAACCGTAGTGTAAAAAGGCCCTTCACAATGAACATGAAAggcaaagagaaagaaaaccaTATCCTACAGCCCCTCCCTTTCAACTCCATCGCAATTTCCAACACGAAATGCGCTCTCCTCAATAAGTAGATCTTTAAAGACCGTTAGACTCCAAAAAATTGGTAATGACCTTGTACGCTCCAGTGGCGTTGTGATGGAAGTTGAAGTTGTGGCTAGCGTGAGGGTGGAGGTAGGGCTGGAACTTGGCATTCTTCCAGATGGTGCGGGCAGGCTCCTCAAAGATGCCCTCGCATTCTCCGTCACAGATGATGTAGTCGGTCTTGCCCGTGATGGCCTATCATGGGTTAGTATAGGCCGGAAGTAAAAGGTTGGAGAACCTACGAGAGCTGCGCCGGTGAAGCGGCTGGCATCAAAGTCGCCGTCCGTGAGTGTCAGAAACTCTCCGATGCCGAATGGTTGCTTGTATTCTTCACAATAAGATGCTGTAGGCAGATCGTAGTAGGGATACTTGAAGTAACTATTCAACCGTGAGTGGATGGGCATAAGATAGTGGTTTGCAACACCTACGTGTTGATCTGGGCAAAGCTATCGACCCAGGTCAGATATCCGGGGTCGAGGAGCCCAAATCGCCGAGGGTTCTGAAGAGACGCCACCCGAGGAACGAAAGAGCGAACCAATCCGTTCGCGTTCAGTCCAGTTGTGTTGTAGTTGATGGCAGTCAAGATGGCAGCATCGGCAATGTCGGGGTTCTCAGCCACGGCAAAGTGAGTGATGAAGGATCCAAAAGAGAAGCCCATGACGGCGAGCTTGTTGGGTTTTCCAAACGTGCCAGTGTACTGGCCATCCTTGACCAGCTTGGCGAGCTCAACGAGGATAGCCTTTTGCTTGCGAAGCTGGTTGGTGAAGCCAGAGACTCTGGATATTAGGTCAGCTTTGGATCAACATGTAAGACAAGAGACACGAACTTCTCAGATTCGCCGGTGCCTAGGCGATCATAAAACCAGACGGAGTAGCCTTGGCTGATGGCGTGCTGAACAAAGTTGTACTTGTCAGGCTCGTAGGCAGAGCTCCAATGAGTGCGAGCCTGTCCAATGCCATGGGTGGCAAGAATGAcggtcttcttcttgttggacTTCTTTGGAGTGCAGAAGGAGGCAGCGAGGGTGAAGGTCTCGGTCTCATTCTTGGTGCCGTTGATGGGGCTGGGGTAACCAGCACTGGCTCGAGTTGTAGCAGCCGTCAGGAAGTCTTGGAGTGCATAATCGTCCTTCCAGTCGGGAAAGTCAAATACGAGGTTCTCAGACGTGATGGTGACTGGAACCTTATATTCCCAGCAGTCGGCAGTTGGTGGATAGTATGGCTGGGTCAAGGCCAGGGCATCAGAGGCGCCAGAAGGGTAGGTCTTGCCGGAAGCAAGACCATGGGTGAAGAGAGAGGTAAGGACGAGATGAGTGGAACGCATCTTGTAATTTTGAATGAAAGGACTAAAGAAGAGGGAGTTGAGAAGTTGAATGGGATGATGAAGGAAGGGATTGTGGAATTCTGTTTGAATCATCTTGATCCTTTATACCTGAATTTTCTGATGTTGGATTTCATTGCTGTCCATGAGCACGGCGGAGCATTTCGTCACTTTCTAGACCCAGTATACCTCAATCTCGCTCATTGTATCTGCAAACAGCTTGTATCGGCACTGGTACCTCGGCGGAAGAAACCCATGTTGCGCCGCATCACCATCAGCCATCGGCATGTTGAAGTTCAGCCCTAATGATGACAGTTTCCCTACACCAATCAGGCCTGTGAATTGGCACCGTTGTATCGGACCCTCCGGGCTGCGGTCAGCACTAATGCCGGCGGTTAAAGCGTGGCGCAGCTAGCTTGCCAGCTGTAACGCTAGCATGAGATATAAGAACAGGGCAGCCGATTGGGAACCATTGCGCGAGCTGCCAAGGAACATTCGCAACCTGCGAGATTTAATTAACGTCTTTCACCATGGTTGGCGTCCCCGGTCGCAGCAAAGGCTGCAACACCTGCAGAAAGCGCAGAGTCAAGTGCGGTAAGATGCCACTGATTCTCCACAAGTAATTGGCGTACTGATTGCTTAGATGAAACTAAGCCCGTCTGTGTACGTTGTACCAAGGGCGGCTTTGAATGCCTGGGATACATCAGGAACCGAGTTTGGCGGCACACTTCGACCGCTCCATTCCCGACCACGGAACCTACAGAAGCGACGTCGGCGGGACAGAATGCTTCAGCCAGTTCCAGCAAAGACACCGACCTTACGAATACTCGGGTTGCCTCCCCACCACCCGAGATGAGCCTGATCGCTTTTCAAGGAGACTTTTGCTTCTCCTTTATGTTTTCCAACTTTGTCTGGCGAAGCTACGGAGCCTCTTGGCTTGATCAGGCTGCGGCAGGGAAACTCGGTCGTCTCTCTCTAGATGCCACCAAGGCCCTCTCCCAGGCGAACTTTGGGAAGTCAAATCACCAGTCAGGTATTGAACTCAAGGGAGTCATACAGTACGGAAAGTGTCTTGAGAGTTTGGCTCAAGAACTAGGGAGCAGCTGCGGGCGGGACCTGCTTGTGCCCATTCTTGTGCTGATGATGCATGCTGTGAGTTCCTTATAGTGTGTTGAAATGATTTTAGACACTTACGCTATTAGGCATCTCATGCAGATCAAACTGGCGCCGTATCTCATCTGAGAGGTCTTGCTAGGCTGTTACATATCTGTGGACCGGAAGCCtttcagcagcagcctctaCTCAATGCGTTCGAGGCAGCACGAGCAACACTGGTAAGTAGTAACGACTCAATTAGAAAGATTACAATCCTAATATTGTTACCGCAGCTTGTTGCTAGCTTGTACGGAAAACAACCTCTTTTTTTGGAAGAAGAGCGCTGGCGAAGCGTACCATTTGCCGCAAATGCTGGGTCTAAGTCACCGCAGAGCTATCTACTTGATATTCTCGTTGCTGTGCCAAGAATACTCCACGACCACGCCGCGTATGGGTCCTCAGATGAGGCTCAGCAGATTCCATACGGAGACTTGTTGAGAAGAGCCGAGGCACTCCTTGTTTCACTCTAtcgttggcgttggcaaTGGCAAGCTCGCTCCGGTGATCAAGTCGAGGTTGATGCTGGTACTACTTCCCAGCTCAATGGTCCAGCAGCCGGGGCTCTAGGTTCCATCGGCACTTCAAGGCAGTCGGGACGCCTCAGATTCGGCAAGTTCACACTTGCGACGGAGCTTATGCTCTACAACGCCACGCTGATGTGGCTGCTGGCGCTTCTGTGGAAGATGGACCCTCTTGGCGCGAGCCAACGCATCGAAACTTGTGCAGCAACTGCTACACCCGCTGAGGCCTCCGTCGGATACCTAAGGTTTGAACCACTCCGGAGACCCGGTGCTTCAGTCTCGGTTCGAGATCCCGCCATGGAGATCCTCCGCGCTTTCGAGTGGGTGACCCGCCATCACAGCCGAAGCAAGGAGCCCACGTTCCTGTACCTATTCCCAGTTGGGATGACACTGAGCGTTTTAGAGAAGGAGCCTGAGGCAAAGGCTTGGGCTATCAGTCTGCTGAATAGAAGCCCCATCACGGCGAATTATGCTCAAGGGCAGAACCCGGCTGGATTTGGCTTTTATGTCACTCGCGAGGCACTTCATCCAGAGACGGTCGAGGCAGAGTTGCAACTATTCTCGGAGCAGGATCTACAACAGCTTGCAATATGAGGTATGGAATTGGAGAGACTGGGCTTTAGGGGAAGGTCAAATGAGGGGTACAGTTCTCAATCAAGCCATGCTGGACGTGGGTCGAAGTGCAAGGGCTACACACTGGAAGCTGGTCTTGGTAATCAGAGAGCCAAGACAGGGCTGAAGCCAAATAATCCATTTGCAGACAAACGATGCGCCTCTCGTGTGGTGCAACGTCCGTTTAATTAGTAAGATGACTTGATTACCAATCCCTTTGACATCACCTCATTGTCCTACGAGATAAATAGATGTTTCAAGTCTCTGAATTCCTACCCCACGTAGAGTCAAAGAGTATCACTGCACTCAAGTCGTGAAcattcatcaacatcaacgatGGCGCCAACGTCCAACAAGTCTTTCATCTACAAGAAGATCCCAGACGTCTATCTGGTTCCCGGGGAGCACATCGTCGTCGAAGACCGACCCTTGGATCTTGATTCTGCCCCGCTTGAGGGTGGCATCCTTGTCAAGGTCTTCTATTCCTCCTTAGATCCCTACATCCGTGATCGCACGCGCGATCCCTCCATCGAGGACTTCATTCCAGCTCTCGATGTCGATACTCCCATCGTCAGCGCCATCGTCGGCCGTGTCATTCGGTCCGAGTCTGAGAAGTACCAAACCGGAGATCTCGTGATGGCCTTTTACGGCGACCACGTCGAGTATGCTCTCATCAAGGGAGATAAGCTCGAGGACGCCGGCTTGTGGAAGATCTCCAACCCCCATGGGCTGGACATTACGTACTTCCTAGGCGTGCTGGGAATGGCAGGTACCACAGCGTTCCAAGGCCTGTACAACATTGGTAAGCCCAAGAAGGGGGAGACCATATTTGTCAGCGCCGCAGCCGGGTCAGTTGGGCAGCTTGTTGGGCAACTCGCCAAGGCCGAAGGACTCAAAGTCATTGGCTCGGCGggaagccaagccaagattGACTTTGTGGTCAATGAACTCGGCTTCGACGGGGCTTTCAACTACAAGACGGACGAACCTGGCGAGGCGCTGAAGAGACTGGCGCCCGAGGGAATCGACATTTTCTGGGACGGCGTTGGTGGACCACAGCTAGATGCTGCCTTGATAGCTCTGAAGCCATACGGACGCATTGTTTCGTGCGGAACAGTAAGTATGATCGGTGCAGATTTTGGAACACATCTAACCGAGGAATAGATGGCTATGTACCATGACAAGCCTGAGGACTTGTACGGCGTCAAGAACCTCTGGGTGGTCCCCAACAAGTATCTCAAGATGGAAGGCTTCATCGTGGACCTCTCGATCGACAAGTACGAGGCCATGATCGAAAAGGTTGCGCCTCTGATCGCCTCTGGCCAGTTCAAGGTCCTCCAGGATATCACCGTCGGGATCAAGAATGCGCCCGAAGCTTTGGCAGGGATCTTTACGGGCAAGAACTTTGGGAAAGGTGTTCTTCAGATTGCGGAGCCTGATGCATAGTGTGAAGCAGgatataagtcttttttctttttcattATTGTCTTGAGCGACCAGTTCACGAGAGACCGCCAGTCGCAACAGCAAAAGTTACAGTCATTAATACAAGATCGCAATAAAACCCAATACCGTATACAAGGCCTCATTACCTTAgtgtattaataaaatatatgcCTAGTACCTGGAGAATGGTATGAGATACGTACCAGCAGTTTTACCAGCTTCGAGGATGCGTGGATAACTGACCTGGTTCTAATAAGGCGTGGGCGGAGGGGATAGGCTTCTCATCCACGAAATGGCAGAGAGTAGTCAAGTTTCCAAGTCTTAATAACTCCTTGatctccatccccatccccaagTGTTGTGCCGCGAATCCACAGCTCTAGTTCCGCGGGCGGGCTTCAACAAGATAAAACAATACAATAGTCAACCACAACGCCGATGAAGCAAGAAATAGATGATTTTAACTAGGAAAGATGTCCGCTATACTAATAGAACTAATGAATCTCACTAAGGCCATCCACCATTGACCTCAATCAGCTGCCCACTGATTGACGATGAACCGTCTCCCAGGAGGTACAAGATCACGTCCGCGATTTCTTCAGGTTCCGATAGGCTCTTGAAAGCACCTTTGTATGCTGCATTATGCGAGTCGTCTCCCGCCATCCCCTGTATCATTGGCGTATTCAC comes from Fusarium falciforme chromosome 11, complete sequence and encodes:
- a CDS encoding Hydrolase-4 domain-containing protein — encoded protein: MRSTHLVLTSLFTHGLASGKTYPSGASDALALTQPYYPPTADCWEYKVPVTITSENLVFDFPDWKDDYALQDFLTAATTRASAGYPSPINGTKNETETFTLAASFCTPKKSNKKKTVILATHGIGQARTHWSSAYEPDKYNFVQHAISQGYSVWFYDRLGTGESEKVSGFTNQLRKQKAILVELAKLVKDGQYTGTFGKPNKLAVMGFSFGSFITHFAVAENPDIADAAILTAINYNTTGLNANGLVRSFVPRVASLQNPRRFGLLDPGYLTWVDSFAQINTYFKYPYYDLPTASYCEEYKQPFGIGEFLTLTDGDFDASRFTGAALAITGKTDYIICDGECEGIFEEPARTIWKNAKFQPYLHPHASHNFNFHHNATGAYKVITNFLESNGL
- a CDS encoding Zn(2)-C6 fungal-type domain-containing protein, whose protein sequence is MVGVPGRSKGCNTCRKRRVKCDETKPVCVRCTKGGFECLGYIRNRVWRHTSTAPFPTTEPTEATSAGQNASASSSKDTDLTNTRVASPPPEMSLIAFQGDFCFSFMFSNFVWRSYGASWLDQAAAGKLGRLSLDATKALSQANFGKSNHQSGIELKGVIQYGKCLESLAQELGSSCGRDLLVPILVLMMHAASHADQTGAVSHLRGLARLLHICGPEAFQQQPLLNAFEAARATLLVASLYGKQPLFLEEERWRSVPFAANAGSKSPQSYLLDILVAVPRILHDHAAYGSSDEAQQIPYGDLLRRAEALLVSLYRWRWQWQARSGDQVEVDAGTTSQLNGPAAGALGSIGTSRQSGRLRFGKFTLATELMLYNATLMWLLALLWKMDPLGASQRIETCAATATPAEASVGYLRFEPLRRPGASVSVRDPAMEILRAFEWVTRHHSRSKEPTFLYLFPVGMTLSVLEKEPEAKAWAISLLNRSPITANYAQGQNPAGFGFYVTREALHPETVEAELQLFSEQDLQQLAI
- a CDS encoding PKS-ER domain-containing protein, producing the protein MAPTSNKSFIYKKIPDVYLVPGEHIVVEDRPLDLDSAPLEGGILVKVFYSSLDPYIRDRTRDPSIEDFIPALDVDTPIVSAIVGRVIRSESEKYQTGDLVMAFYGDHVEYALIKGDKLEDAGLWKISNPHGLDITYFLGVLGMAGTTAFQGLYNIGKPKKGETIFVSAAAGSVGQLVGQLAKAEGLKVIGSAGSQAKIDFVVNELGFDGAFNYKTDEPGEALKRLAPEGIDIFWDGVGGPQLDAALIALKPYGRIVSCGTMAMYHDKPEDLYGVKNLWVVPNKYLKMEGFIVDLSIDKYEAMIEKVAPLIASGQFKVLQDITVGIKNAPEALAGIFTGKNFGKGVLQIAEPDA